One Sulfoacidibacillus ferrooxidans DNA window includes the following coding sequences:
- a CDS encoding ammonium transporter — protein sequence MPILNSGDIAWILASSALVLVMTPGLAFFYGGLVRNKNVITTLYQVFAVMLIVSVQWVVFGYSLAFGPDVFHVIGDLQWAFFNHVGAAPDPNYAPTIPNELYGTFQMMFAIITPALIVGGLAERVKFSSFLVFITLWATFIYDPLAHWVWGVGGWLHNMGILDFAGGTVVHISSGISGLICAMYLGKRAEHGSSSIKAHNVPMVLLGVSLLWFGWFGFNAGSAVGANQLAVNAFLVTNTATAAAALAWMLVERLMTGHATLVGASAGAVTGLVAITPACGYVNIEGSLIIGALGGVICYFSSTLLKGHFGYDDALDAFGGHGIGGTWGAIATGLFATVSVNSGGGNGLFYGNPHQAVVQLIGVAATWAFSAIGTFILLKLVDVVMGLRVTAEEEKIGLDVALHNENAYPETLTWDVASSILGSLKRPNIPSELHAEVASPPSEASV from the coding sequence ATGCCAATATTAAACTCAGGAGATATCGCCTGGATTCTTGCTTCATCAGCGCTTGTCCTTGTGATGACGCCGGGGCTTGCATTTTTTTACGGAGGACTGGTTCGCAATAAAAATGTGATCACCACGCTGTATCAAGTATTTGCAGTGATGTTAATTGTGTCTGTACAGTGGGTTGTGTTTGGGTATAGCTTAGCATTTGGTCCAGATGTGTTTCATGTGATTGGCGATTTACAATGGGCATTTTTCAATCATGTAGGAGCGGCACCTGATCCAAACTACGCTCCCACCATTCCAAATGAACTATATGGAACATTTCAGATGATGTTCGCTATTATAACTCCTGCACTCATTGTTGGTGGGTTAGCAGAACGTGTAAAGTTTTCTTCCTTCCTCGTGTTTATCACCTTGTGGGCAACATTTATCTATGATCCGCTTGCACACTGGGTCTGGGGTGTTGGTGGGTGGCTTCATAATATGGGGATTCTCGATTTTGCGGGTGGTACAGTCGTGCATATTAGCTCCGGAATTTCTGGATTGATTTGTGCGATGTATTTAGGTAAGCGAGCTGAGCATGGATCTTCATCCATAAAAGCGCATAATGTGCCAATGGTATTACTTGGTGTATCGCTACTGTGGTTTGGATGGTTTGGATTTAATGCAGGAAGTGCCGTTGGCGCAAACCAACTAGCTGTCAATGCGTTTTTAGTTACCAATACGGCAACTGCCGCCGCAGCACTGGCTTGGATGCTAGTGGAACGCTTGATGACAGGTCATGCAACGCTCGTTGGAGCAAGTGCAGGAGCGGTTACAGGACTTGTAGCGATTACGCCTGCTTGTGGATATGTAAATATTGAAGGATCTCTTATCATTGGAGCACTCGGCGGGGTCATTTGTTACTTTTCCTCGACATTGTTAAAAGGGCATTTTGGTTATGACGATGCTCTTGACGCATTTGGTGGACATGGGATAGGCGGAACATGGGGTGCCATTGCAACAGGGCTCTTTGCAACAGTATCAGTGAATTCAGGTGGGGGAAACGGCCTGTTTTACGGCAATCCACATCAAGCAGTTGTACAACTTATTGGCGTTGCAGCCACATGGGCATTCTCGGCCATCGGTACATTTATCCTATTAAAGCTAGTCGATGTGGTTATGGGCTTACGAGTGACAGCAGAAGAAGAAAAAATCGGGTTAGATGTAGCTTTGCATAATGAAAATGCCTATCCTGAAACACTGACTTGGGATGTGGCATCAAGTATACTAGGAAGTTTAAAACGACCCAATATTCCTTCGGAGTTACACGCAGAAGTAGCGTCACCTCCTTCAGAAGCATCTGTTTAG
- the deoC gene encoding deoxyribose-phosphate aldolase: MVEQEALSGTLLASMIDSTLLAPTATPEEIVRLCREARTYQFASVCINPLFVRLAAEILGGSPVKVCTVIGFPLGATKTEIKVAEALRAVAEGAEELDMVIAMGYLKANDLPRVEADIRAVVDVAGDRALVKVILETCLLSPSEIKDAAQAAIRAGAQFVKTSTGFASGGATVEAVRTMRETVGDRLGVKAAGGIRTRQTADEMIVAGASRIGTSSGAKLVISALSLGF, from the coding sequence ATGGTGGAGCAAGAAGCGCTGTCTGGCACACTACTTGCTTCGATGATTGACTCTACACTGTTAGCCCCTACAGCTACACCTGAAGAGATCGTGCGATTGTGTCGGGAAGCGCGCACGTATCAGTTTGCAAGCGTATGCATCAATCCGCTTTTTGTGCGATTAGCTGCTGAAATACTCGGTGGTAGTCCTGTTAAGGTGTGCACCGTTATCGGGTTTCCGCTAGGCGCTACAAAAACAGAGATTAAAGTGGCAGAAGCTTTGCGTGCAGTTGCAGAGGGTGCAGAAGAATTAGATATGGTGATTGCTATGGGTTATTTGAAAGCAAATGATTTACCGCGCGTCGAAGCTGACATTCGCGCAGTAGTCGATGTAGCAGGCGACCGTGCGTTGGTTAAAGTTATTTTAGAAACGTGCCTGTTATCTCCATCTGAGATCAAAGATGCAGCACAAGCGGCTATTCGCGCTGGCGCACAATTTGTCAAAACATCAACTGGTTTTGCGAGTGGAGGTGCCACTGTAGAGGCTGTGCGGACCATGCGCGAAACGGTTGGAGATCGACTTGGCGTAAAAGCGGCTGGTGGCATAAGAACGCGCCAGACTGCAGATGAGATGATTGTAGCAGGAGCGTCACGGATTGGGACGAGTTCTGGTGCAAAGCTGGTTATTTCCGCACTGTCACTTGGATTCTAA
- a CDS encoding beta-ketoacyl-ACP synthase III — protein sequence MELYDVSIIGTGSALPDQVITNSDLEALVDTNDEWIFSRTGIRERRKLSDDQPVSDIAIQAAKKAIEHAGIDPQEIDLIIAASITPDLIFPPLACMVQREIGATRAAAFDTNAVCAGFLFALVQGSQFLQTGAYKTALIIGAEGITRYVDYTDRNSCILFGDGAGAAILRATPNEGERKGLIDFDLGSDGTRVNVAICPRVHAPKEWLDTLTDRDEVTPYIWQDGRAMFKAAINGMSESVKRILARQEISAQEIDWLVPHQANLRIIEAVGERVGIPSDRVALCLEEYGNTSAASMAIALDKWMRLGLIKPGNRIMFTAFAGGLSWGSALFTM from the coding sequence ATGGAGTTGTATGATGTCTCCATCATTGGTACAGGATCTGCTTTACCTGACCAAGTAATTACAAACTCTGATTTAGAAGCATTAGTTGACACGAATGATGAATGGATTTTTTCACGCACTGGTATTCGTGAACGCAGAAAATTAAGCGACGATCAACCCGTATCCGACATTGCAATCCAAGCAGCCAAAAAGGCGATTGAACACGCTGGTATTGATCCACAGGAGATCGACTTAATTATTGCAGCTTCCATCACACCAGACCTTATCTTCCCTCCTTTAGCATGTATGGTTCAACGCGAGATTGGCGCAACCAGAGCGGCCGCATTTGATACAAACGCCGTTTGTGCAGGATTTCTTTTTGCACTTGTGCAAGGCTCACAGTTCTTACAAACGGGCGCTTATAAAACGGCCTTGATCATCGGAGCAGAAGGAATTACGCGATACGTGGATTACACCGATCGCAACTCTTGTATCTTATTTGGAGATGGAGCAGGAGCCGCCATCTTGCGCGCAACTCCAAACGAAGGAGAACGCAAAGGATTGATCGACTTTGACCTTGGCTCCGATGGAACTCGTGTTAATGTTGCTATTTGCCCACGTGTACACGCACCTAAAGAGTGGCTTGACACGCTTACAGATCGCGACGAAGTCACCCCTTATATTTGGCAGGATGGACGAGCAATGTTTAAAGCAGCCATTAATGGTATGTCTGAAAGTGTAAAGCGTATCCTAGCCAGACAAGAAATCTCCGCGCAAGAGATCGATTGGCTCGTTCCACACCAAGCTAATTTGCGTATTATTGAAGCCGTAGGCGAACGCGTCGGCATACCCTCAGATCGTGTAGCGCTATGCCTTGAGGAGTATGGAAATACATCTGCCGCCTCCATGGCCATTGCACTTGATAAATGGATGCGGCTTGGCCTGATTAAGCCTGGAAACCGCATCATGTTTACAGCATTTGCAGGTGGTCTATCGTGGGGATCTGCACTCTTTACGATGTAA
- a CDS encoding YheC/YheD family protein, whose translation MGDPRPIPISKWTKYCILKQDAKLSPYLPETHPYSPATLATMLQAHGRAVIKSEMGEGGNQVVFVHKRHRGFTWHDKQKRYRVAHFRELSSQLPDFTKRERCIVQRYVPLQRMHGHATDIRMIIQKNERELFEVSGAFVKIAPSHTLITNVKQGGTIDTLSHYLEYCYSNNLKKASRVRRELYVVSLSIGESVHSTYSNTVYGIDFGISPSGHPFILEINTKPSLNILQEVDTGMFKRAVELRTYNQLLHT comes from the coding sequence ATGGGAGATCCACGCCCTATACCCATTAGCAAATGGACCAAATACTGTATCCTTAAACAGGATGCCAAACTTTCGCCCTATTTACCAGAAACACATCCATATTCACCTGCAACGCTTGCAACCATGTTACAAGCGCATGGGCGTGCGGTCATTAAGTCAGAAATGGGTGAAGGCGGTAACCAGGTTGTATTTGTTCATAAACGACACCGCGGATTTACTTGGCACGATAAGCAAAAACGCTATCGCGTCGCGCATTTTCGTGAGTTGAGCTCACAACTACCTGATTTCACCAAACGCGAGCGATGCATTGTACAGCGCTATGTTCCATTACAGCGAATGCATGGACATGCAACCGATATTCGTATGATTATACAGAAAAACGAACGTGAACTGTTCGAGGTATCTGGTGCGTTTGTTAAAATTGCACCCTCGCATACATTGATTACAAATGTAAAACAAGGTGGTACTATAGATACCCTGAGTCATTATTTGGAGTATTGCTACAGCAATAATCTCAAAAAAGCTTCACGTGTTCGTCGTGAATTATATGTTGTTAGTTTGTCTATTGGAGAAAGTGTACATTCCACCTATAGCAATACAGTATATGGAATTGATTTTGGAATAAGTCCAAGTGGTCATCCTTTTATTTTAGAGATAAATACAAAGCCTAGTCTCAATATTTTACAAGAAGTGGATACAGGAATGTTTAAACGCGCTGTAGAATTACGCACGTATAACCAACTACTGCATACATAA
- the mtaB gene encoding tRNA (N(6)-L-threonylcarbamoyladenosine(37)-C(2))-methylthiotransferase MtaB produces the protein MERTQTVAFHTLGCKVNYYDTESIWQLFSARGYEQVDFEQQADVYVINTCTVTHEGDRKSRQMIRRAVRNNPDAVVVVTGCYAQMAPGEILGIDGVDLVVGNQFRSQMVDMVEKVSIERQPFSAVAPILAQKEFEDLDVPMFKERTRASLKIEDGCNHFCTFCIIPYARGLVRSRKPDSVLAQARRLVDAGYYEIVLTGIHTGGYGEDLDGYTLAKLLLDLEKVDGLHRIRISSIEASEITDEFIDVIGRSNKVCRHLHIPLQAGHSEVLRKMNRHYTIEEYAYQLDRVRYALPELAITSDVIVGFPGETDAYFETTVDFIRQQKFSELHVFPYSKRVGTPAAKFVDQIDHAVKENRVTRLIALSKELSRDYHSHFSGRMLPVIPEEKKWINGQEYLIGHADNYMKIAFTGSEALHGEICNVQVTDTGTEFSMGVLQSVLTQNEELACNS, from the coding sequence GTGGAACGTACGCAAACAGTAGCGTTTCATACACTCGGATGTAAAGTCAATTATTACGATACAGAATCCATATGGCAGTTATTTTCTGCGCGTGGATATGAGCAGGTGGATTTTGAACAGCAAGCTGATGTTTACGTGATTAATACATGTACGGTTACACATGAGGGTGATCGAAAGTCAAGACAAATGATTCGCCGTGCGGTGCGCAATAACCCGGATGCAGTCGTCGTCGTTACAGGGTGCTATGCACAGATGGCACCTGGTGAAATTCTGGGGATTGACGGTGTAGATCTTGTGGTTGGCAATCAGTTTCGCTCGCAAATGGTGGACATGGTTGAGAAAGTGTCCATAGAACGGCAACCATTTTCAGCAGTGGCACCGATACTCGCACAAAAAGAATTTGAGGATTTAGATGTACCGATGTTCAAAGAACGTACGCGAGCATCACTCAAGATTGAGGATGGTTGTAACCATTTTTGTACATTTTGCATTATTCCTTACGCACGCGGTCTTGTGCGCAGTAGAAAGCCTGATAGCGTCCTTGCACAAGCGAGAAGACTTGTGGACGCAGGTTATTACGAAATAGTACTCACAGGGATTCACACGGGTGGATATGGTGAGGATCTAGATGGGTACACACTGGCGAAGTTGCTATTGGATTTAGAAAAAGTTGATGGCTTGCACCGTATTCGCATCTCTTCGATAGAAGCGAGTGAAATCACGGATGAGTTTATTGATGTGATTGGACGTTCAAACAAAGTGTGCAGACATCTGCATATACCATTGCAAGCTGGACATAGCGAAGTCTTACGCAAAATGAATCGACATTACACAATAGAGGAATACGCATATCAATTAGATCGAGTGCGCTATGCGTTACCAGAACTTGCGATCACGAGTGATGTGATCGTAGGTTTCCCTGGTGAGACAGATGCTTATTTTGAGACGACTGTGGATTTTATTCGTCAGCAAAAATTCTCTGAATTACATGTTTTTCCTTACTCGAAGCGTGTTGGTACGCCTGCTGCAAAATTTGTGGATCAAATTGATCATGCTGTGAAAGAGAACCGCGTAACACGTCTCATCGCCTTGTCAAAAGAACTTTCACGCGACTATCACAGTCATTTTAGCGGGCGAATGCTGCCAGTGATCCCGGAAGAAAAAAAGTGGATTAACGGTCAGGAGTATCTCATCGGCCATGCAGATAACTATATGAAAATTGCTTTTACAGGAAGCGAAGCGTTACATGGAGAAATTTGCAATGTGCAGGTGACCGATACTGGAACGGAGTTTTCGATGGGTGTACTTCAGTCTGTACTCACACAAAATGAAGAGCTTGCATGCAATAGTTAG
- a CDS encoding HipA family kinase — protein sequence MTSSLWIIEDKWKNKPQGQVWRVINEQGEQGFFKFAYPSQWYDAGPIVGNEWIAKKLADLLHLPCANLQIADIQDGADTLHGIVSLPRHGVHITSWNRAPTIVHADPFRYVKHFDRLLSVIVFDIWLTNIDRGSGKNIMIYEHKQHFHWYLIDHAYCAYGCDRKWKPGPWTNPYWKEAWKFYHIPKGWLRYVQLEHLLSMAKQITAIPDHTISELLHSVPDPLYTKELKKQMTAMLTSRKRDLPALLSEWFFYNGIKESQL from the coding sequence GTGACTTCTAGCTTATGGATCATCGAAGATAAATGGAAAAACAAACCTCAGGGTCAGGTCTGGCGTGTCATCAACGAACAAGGAGAACAAGGATTTTTCAAGTTTGCCTATCCCTCTCAGTGGTATGACGCAGGTCCTATTGTAGGAAACGAGTGGATCGCGAAGAAACTCGCCGATCTGCTCCATCTCCCATGTGCCAATCTCCAAATTGCAGACATACAAGATGGAGCGGACACGCTGCACGGTATCGTATCACTCCCAAGACACGGCGTGCATATAACAAGTTGGAATCGCGCTCCTACAATTGTACATGCCGATCCCTTTCGCTACGTCAAACACTTTGATCGCTTGTTATCTGTAATCGTATTTGATATTTGGCTCACCAATATTGATCGAGGGTCTGGGAAAAACATCATGATCTATGAACACAAGCAACATTTTCACTGGTATCTCATCGATCATGCCTACTGTGCTTACGGGTGTGATAGAAAATGGAAACCAGGTCCATGGACAAATCCGTACTGGAAAGAAGCTTGGAAGTTTTACCACATCCCCAAAGGATGGCTGCGCTATGTTCAGTTAGAACATTTACTTAGTATGGCAAAACAAATTACAGCCATCCCAGACCACACGATCTCTGAGTTGCTTCATAGCGTTCCCGATCCGCTTTATACGAAAGAACTAAAAAAGCAGATGACTGCTATGCTCACTTCGAGAAAGCGTGATTTACCTGCCTTATTAAGTGAGTGGTTTTTCTACAATGGAATAAAAGAATCTCAATTGTAG
- a CDS encoding class I SAM-dependent rRNA methyltransferase: MGQIILKQKRKRRLESGHPWIYRNEIEEVRGEPEPGAMVMVKNHQGHELAVGLWHPTSQIAVRIISYDASERVDRHWLKRKVVQAWSYRKRFLSNTDACRVVYGEADGIPGLIVDKYSSVAVIQITSLAMDIRRDWIAPVLQDVLGVTAIYERSDAPTRLLEGLEPIEQCLFGDCPAEVEIQENGIYYHVDIKDGQKTGHFFDQRENRAAIAPVVRFGAKEKPRPDQRFREEQADIIQATSVQSTRIGAQVLDCFSHTGAFALNAIRYGAQQVTLVDSSERAMEQAQKNAARNGFSDRCEFVVGNAFDLLREYERDRRQFDVVILDPPAFAKNRDAVESALRGYKEINLRGLKLVREGGFLVTASCSSHVAPEEWREVIVEAALDARKVLRLVEYRSAAKDHPQLVGMAENDYLKFAIFEVRPR, encoded by the coding sequence ATGGGACAAATCATTTTAAAACAAAAACGTAAACGCCGTCTTGAGTCAGGACATCCTTGGATTTATCGCAATGAAATTGAAGAAGTGCGTGGCGAACCAGAACCTGGTGCAATGGTTATGGTTAAAAATCACCAAGGTCACGAGTTAGCGGTTGGATTATGGCATCCAACATCCCAAATTGCGGTGCGAATCATATCGTATGATGCTTCTGAACGAGTGGATCGTCACTGGTTAAAACGCAAAGTGGTGCAGGCATGGTCTTATCGCAAGCGTTTTTTATCAAATACGGATGCTTGTCGAGTCGTTTACGGTGAGGCAGATGGCATACCAGGTCTGATCGTAGATAAATACAGCAGTGTGGCAGTTATTCAGATCACCTCACTTGCCATGGACATACGGCGTGATTGGATTGCACCCGTACTTCAGGATGTTCTTGGTGTGACAGCTATTTACGAGCGAAGTGATGCCCCGACTAGATTGCTTGAGGGACTCGAACCAATTGAACAGTGTTTGTTTGGGGATTGCCCTGCTGAAGTAGAAATTCAAGAAAATGGTATTTATTATCACGTGGATATTAAAGATGGACAAAAAACTGGTCATTTTTTTGATCAACGTGAAAACAGGGCAGCGATTGCACCTGTCGTTCGCTTCGGAGCAAAAGAGAAGCCTCGTCCAGATCAGCGCTTTCGTGAAGAACAAGCGGACATTATACAAGCCACATCCGTACAGTCTACACGCATTGGTGCTCAAGTTTTAGACTGTTTCTCACACACGGGAGCATTTGCATTAAATGCCATTCGTTATGGAGCACAACAAGTAACGCTTGTAGATTCATCTGAACGGGCGATGGAGCAAGCACAAAAAAATGCAGCCCGCAATGGTTTTAGCGACCGTTGTGAGTTTGTTGTAGGTAATGCGTTTGATCTGTTACGTGAATACGAGCGCGATCGCAGACAATTTGATGTGGTCATTCTTGATCCTCCGGCGTTTGCAAAAAATCGTGATGCTGTGGAGAGTGCACTGCGTGGATATAAGGAAATTAATCTACGCGGGTTAAAGCTTGTCCGTGAGGGTGGCTTTCTTGTGACAGCATCATGCTCTTCGCACGTAGCACCTGAAGAATGGCGCGAAGTGATTGTTGAGGCGGCGTTAGATGCTCGTAAAGTCTTGCGCTTAGTAGAATATCGCAGTGCAGCAAAAGACCATCCACAACTAGTGGGGATGGCCGAAAATGATTACTTGAAATTTGCTATTTTTGAAGTGCGACCGAGATAA
- a CDS encoding Na/Pi cotransporter family protein — protein MSYSIMKTAVLIVIGLCVFIVGLLTMRHGLAQATSKKMELLIARLVKTPTRGLLTGIIATLFTQSSAAVTIISMGLVAADVLQFTDTIGIILGTNIGSTFTVGLLSLDVARFGPYVILLGVILYLLSQTLQKSQATRDRLKYLAIGIIGFGTLFVGFHLMTAAATPLVSLPIFAHWLLLAKIHPILGLLTGTLITAMIGSSSATTALTLTLAKTGMLSLLGATAIVFGNNIGTCTTAILASIGGTKPVQRVAATHVFLNVTGATLFMLFLHPFVVAIQELSGDIGTQVALAHFLFNVISSLLALPFVAQIVWLLEKWMPDRLESK, from the coding sequence ATGTCTTATTCGATAATGAAGACTGCAGTGCTCATTGTCATAGGTCTCTGCGTCTTTATCGTCGGCCTGCTCACCATGCGCCACGGTCTAGCGCAGGCGACTTCAAAAAAAATGGAACTTTTGATTGCACGTCTAGTAAAAACGCCTACGAGGGGTCTACTCACGGGTATCATTGCTACACTTTTTACGCAATCTAGCGCCGCTGTCACCATTATATCCATGGGGCTTGTCGCGGCAGATGTTTTACAATTTACAGACACGATTGGAATTATACTTGGTACGAACATCGGAAGCACCTTTACAGTAGGATTACTATCATTAGATGTTGCCAGATTTGGTCCGTACGTGATTTTACTTGGCGTTATTCTTTATTTACTCAGTCAAACCTTACAAAAAAGTCAAGCCACTCGCGACCGTTTGAAATACCTTGCCATTGGTATCATCGGTTTTGGCACACTTTTTGTTGGCTTTCATCTCATGACAGCCGCAGCTACACCACTTGTGTCATTACCTATTTTTGCCCACTGGCTACTACTTGCCAAGATTCATCCAATACTTGGTTTGCTCACAGGAACCCTTATTACTGCGATGATCGGGAGCAGTTCAGCGACTACAGCACTCACCCTGACTCTTGCGAAGACCGGTATGCTATCACTACTTGGCGCAACCGCTATTGTTTTTGGCAATAATATTGGAACTTGTACCACTGCTATTCTTGCAAGTATTGGCGGAACGAAACCAGTACAACGCGTAGCTGCCACACATGTTTTTTTAAATGTCACAGGCGCTACTCTCTTTATGTTATTTCTTCACCCATTTGTAGTAGCCATACAAGAACTATCTGGAGACATCGGTACGCAAGTTGCACTTGCTCATTTTTTGTTTAATGTGATCTCATCTTTACTTGCATTACCTTTTGTGGCGCAAATCGTATGGCTACTAGAAAAATGGATGCCCGATCGGTTAGAATCCAAGTGA
- a CDS encoding glycosyltransferase family 4 protein, which yields MSLIAPGGAYLPPRPSTSVEIYLYDLWRAMARGVDVSLYAKETVLRSKQRQKQKTRLPGAYGEHFLPVVMRDCVLHDRQLSVRMKHIIQIDNRPKYLQKVKTTLPKAHIVLSLHSLTFLEPQRISFDKALEALTFADHIVVNSEFIKSELHERFAVSTSQISVIHPGVDTKLFHPLHSISEARERERVRRSLHVKGKEMVALFVGRVISRKGVDVAIRALSLARERYGAKVALWIVGSTPKGTDGYIQQLRRLARGLPVSFLGYKSRNELAGLFRASDILLCPSQKAEAFGLVNLEAQASGLPVIASGAWGIKESLVPNVTGILVKDYKNPKSFAKQLSKLASEQAVRESMGQAGRMHAETHCTWRHTAANYVELYERL from the coding sequence GTGAGCCTTATCGCTCCAGGCGGAGCCTATTTACCGCCACGTCCATCTACCTCTGTGGAAATCTATCTATATGATCTATGGCGTGCCATGGCGCGAGGTGTCGACGTGAGCCTATATGCAAAAGAAACGGTTTTGCGAAGTAAGCAGCGACAGAAACAAAAAACGCGACTACCAGGGGCGTACGGTGAACACTTTCTTCCAGTTGTTATGCGCGACTGTGTTTTGCATGATCGACAATTATCAGTAAGGATGAAACATATTATTCAGATTGATAATCGCCCCAAATACCTACAAAAGGTAAAAACCACATTACCAAAGGCGCACATCGTACTTAGTTTGCATTCATTGACCTTCTTAGAGCCGCAGAGGATAAGCTTTGATAAGGCACTAGAGGCCTTAACTTTTGCAGACCATATTGTCGTGAATAGTGAGTTTATTAAATCTGAGTTACACGAGCGCTTTGCGGTCTCAACATCGCAGATCAGTGTGATTCATCCAGGAGTAGATACAAAACTGTTTCATCCATTACATTCGATTAGTGAGGCAAGGGAGCGCGAACGCGTGCGACGTAGCCTCCATGTCAAGGGAAAAGAGATGGTTGCCCTTTTTGTTGGACGCGTTATTTCCCGCAAAGGTGTGGATGTGGCCATTCGAGCACTAAGTCTAGCGAGAGAACGCTATGGTGCTAAAGTGGCGCTATGGATTGTAGGGAGTACCCCTAAAGGTACAGATGGGTATATACAGCAACTCAGGCGTCTTGCGCGTGGCCTACCCGTATCGTTTTTAGGGTATAAAAGTCGAAATGAGTTAGCCGGACTATTTCGTGCAAGTGATATCCTGTTGTGCCCATCACAAAAAGCCGAAGCTTTTGGATTAGTCAATCTTGAAGCACAAGCAAGCGGTCTACCTGTCATTGCAAGCGGAGCTTGGGGAATCAAGGAGTCTCTTGTGCCAAATGTAACAGGTATTTTAGTGAAGGATTATAAAAATCCTAAGTCCTTTGCAAAACAGCTGTCAAAACTAGCGAGTGAGCAGGCAGTGCGAGAGAGCATGGGGCAGGCTGGACGAATGCATGCGGAGACACACTGTACATGGCGGCATACAGCAGCGAACTATGTAGAGTTGTACGAACGTTTGTAA
- a CDS encoding glycosyltransferase family 4 protein → MVIAVIATEYEPTIIGGLGIVATRLSEALAARGHEVIVLTRGSSRHIEEIRKRHLRVFRYPRESQYFSKRTQTFYADPILKHLKKMNIRPDLIHLHSVQGDQLAEAMARYYGISTMYTCHSLLAQETIQSSFARRMEQRQCHIIERSDAIISPSRWQALLLTSQYPTAAEKIFVVPNGTRVTRNPRIWNDRSMQHILFVGRLIRSKCALETITAISTLRKIDRNVHLDLIGQGGRDYTALLHKETARLHLTPHVQFLGSLSHKDVLKRMQRTGIVVVPSRNESFGLVALEAMGTGTPLVATRAGGLSDFVSNDTASIITNVTAQDISKAIQHVWNHPDQTLKRRYLGYSLAKQYSWEEIARSYEKVGTGKGDLFKPQIESEGHIE, encoded by the coding sequence ATGGTTATTGCCGTTATTGCTACAGAGTATGAACCCACGATCATCGGAGGTCTTGGGATCGTTGCTACACGGCTGTCTGAAGCACTGGCAGCCAGAGGGCATGAAGTCATTGTTTTAACCAGAGGCTCGTCAAGACACATCGAAGAAATAAGAAAACGCCATCTGCGCGTATTTCGTTATCCACGCGAATCACAATACTTTTCAAAGCGTACACAGACATTCTATGCAGACCCTATTCTTAAACATTTAAAAAAAATGAATATTCGCCCAGACCTCATTCATCTTCACAGTGTGCAAGGTGATCAATTAGCAGAAGCCATGGCTCGATATTACGGTATTTCAACCATGTACACCTGCCACTCACTACTCGCACAAGAAACCATTCAATCATCATTTGCACGCCGCATGGAACAGCGGCAGTGCCACATTATAGAACGGTCTGATGCAATCATTTCTCCAAGCCGCTGGCAGGCACTATTACTCACGTCACAATATCCAACAGCAGCAGAAAAAATATTTGTCGTACCAAACGGTACTCGAGTAACACGTAATCCTCGCATTTGGAATGACCGATCCATGCAACACATTCTCTTTGTTGGACGGTTGATTCGATCAAAATGTGCACTTGAAACAATTACGGCCATCTCTACTTTACGAAAAATCGATCGCAACGTTCATCTCGATCTTATCGGGCAAGGCGGCCGTGATTATACAGCTTTATTGCACAAAGAAACTGCACGCCTACACCTTACACCGCATGTTCAATTTCTTGGCTCCTTATCGCACAAAGACGTGTTAAAACGCATGCAACGAACAGGTATTGTTGTGGTACCTAGTCGTAACGAATCATTTGGCCTTGTTGCATTAGAGGCAATGGGGACAGGTACACCACTTGTTGCCACCCGAGCAGGTGGATTATCAGACTTTGTATCAAACGACACAGCAAGTATCATCACAAACGTAACTGCACAAGACATTTCAAAAGCCATACAACACGTTTGGAATCATCCAGATCAAACATTAAAACGGCGTTATCTTGGATACTCCTTAGCAAAACAATACAGTTGGGAGGAAATTGCACGGAGCTATGAGAAAGTAGGCACCGGAAAAGGGGACTTATTTAAGCCACAAATTGAAAGTGAGGGGCACATAGAGTGA